In the genome of Granulibacter bethesdensis CGDNIH1, one region contains:
- the katG gene encoding catalase/peroxidase HPI, with protein sequence MVPAWSDGEPRSIQFWWPDHLDLSPLRQHAAESDPLGANFNYIKAFQTLDLGAVKKDIAVLLKTPQDWWPADYGNYGPFFIRMAWHGAGTYRTYDGRGGASGAQQRFEPLNSWPDNANLDKARRLLWPIKKKYGEKLSWGDLMVLTGNVALETMGFKTYGFAGGRTDDWEPDLIYWGSGAKFMSNNRDKNGKLEKPLAATQMGLIYVNPEGPNGVPDPVAAARDIREAFGGMAMDDEETVALIAGGHTFGKAHGAASPSKCVGPAPAAAGIEEQGLGWKNKCGTGKGPDAITSGLEGAWSADPVNFTSQYLDNLFGFDWVLTKSPGGAVQWKPKDASADQLVPDAFDASKRHPPMMFTTDIALKTDPSYRKIALSFQKDPEKFKAAFARAWFKLVHRDMGPRSRYFGPEVPKEDLLWQDPLPAITYKAVDEADITDLKQKILASGLTVPELVRTAWGSAASFRGTDKRGGANGARIRLAPEKDWPVNDPQELKKVLDKLESIQTAFNDGNHDGKKISLADLIVLGGNVGVEEAAKKAGYPVTVPFAPGRVDAVQAQTDVKSFAVLEPTADGFRNYYASSNQLSPAEMLVTRASMLNLTVPEMTVLVGGMRVLDANEGHSQLGVLTDHPGVLSNDFFVNLLDMSTKWSKAADTAGVYEGHDRKTDALRWKGSTVDLIFGSNSELRAVAEVYASDDAKEKFVRDFVAAWNKVMTLDRFDLQRQ encoded by the coding sequence ATGGTTCCAGCCTGGAGTGATGGTGAGCCGCGTTCCATCCAGTTCTGGTGGCCGGATCATCTCGATCTGTCTCCCCTGCGCCAGCATGCGGCAGAGTCTGATCCGCTGGGAGCCAACTTCAATTATATCAAGGCGTTTCAGACCCTTGATCTTGGTGCGGTCAAAAAGGATATCGCCGTTCTGCTGAAAACGCCGCAGGATTGGTGGCCGGCGGATTATGGTAATTACGGACCTTTCTTCATCCGCATGGCATGGCATGGTGCGGGCACCTATCGCACCTATGACGGTCGTGGCGGTGCCAGTGGTGCCCAGCAGCGTTTCGAGCCGCTGAACAGCTGGCCGGACAACGCCAATCTGGATAAAGCCCGCCGCCTGCTCTGGCCGATCAAGAAGAAATACGGCGAGAAGCTCTCATGGGGTGATCTGATGGTGCTGACGGGCAATGTCGCGCTGGAAACCATGGGCTTCAAGACTTATGGCTTTGCAGGTGGTCGTACTGATGACTGGGAGCCTGACCTGATCTACTGGGGTTCCGGTGCAAAGTTCATGTCCAACAATCGTGACAAGAACGGCAAGCTGGAAAAGCCGCTGGCGGCGACCCAGATGGGGCTGATCTACGTCAACCCGGAGGGGCCGAACGGTGTTCCCGATCCGGTTGCCGCCGCGCGGGATATTCGTGAGGCATTCGGCGGTATGGCGATGGATGATGAGGAAACCGTCGCCCTGATCGCGGGGGGCCACACATTCGGAAAGGCCCATGGTGCGGCCTCACCCAGCAAATGCGTTGGTCCTGCACCGGCAGCAGCGGGGATCGAGGAGCAGGGGCTAGGCTGGAAAAATAAATGTGGCACCGGCAAAGGCCCTGATGCGATCACCAGTGGCCTGGAAGGCGCATGGTCGGCTGATCCGGTGAATTTCACATCACAATATCTCGATAATCTGTTCGGTTTTGACTGGGTGCTGACGAAAAGCCCCGGCGGCGCCGTCCAGTGGAAGCCGAAAGATGCTTCGGCGGATCAGCTGGTTCCTGACGCCTTTGATGCCTCCAAGCGTCATCCGCCGATGATGTTCACGACCGACATCGCGTTGAAAACCGATCCATCCTATCGCAAGATTGCGCTCAGTTTTCAGAAAGATCCTGAGAAATTCAAGGCCGCCTTTGCCCGTGCCTGGTTCAAGCTGGTGCACCGCGATATGGGACCGCGTTCGCGCTATTTCGGTCCTGAAGTGCCAAAGGAAGATCTGCTGTGGCAGGATCCGTTGCCGGCGATCACCTACAAGGCGGTCGATGAAGCCGATATTACCGATCTGAAGCAGAAAATTCTGGCCTCCGGCCTCACGGTTCCGGAACTGGTGCGCACGGCATGGGGATCGGCGGCATCGTTCCGCGGCACGGACAAGCGCGGGGGTGCCAATGGTGCCCGTATCCGTCTGGCTCCTGAAAAAGACTGGCCGGTCAATGATCCGCAGGAACTGAAGAAAGTTCTCGACAAGCTTGAAAGCATTCAGACTGCTTTCAACGATGGCAATCATGATGGCAAAAAAATATCTCTCGCTGATCTGATCGTGCTGGGCGGCAATGTCGGGGTTGAGGAAGCCGCGAAGAAAGCGGGCTATCCGGTGACGGTACCCTTCGCGCCGGGCCGGGTCGATGCGGTGCAGGCGCAGACCGATGTGAAATCTTTTGCCGTGCTGGAGCCGACCGCAGATGGATTCCGCAATTACTATGCGTCGTCCAACCAGCTTTCTCCGGCGGAGATGCTGGTGACGCGGGCCAGCATGCTCAATCTGACCGTGCCGGAAATGACGGTTCTGGTTGGGGGGATGCGGGTGCTGGATGCCAATGAAGGCCACTCACAACTCGGTGTGTTGACCGATCATCCGGGTGTGTTGAGCAATGATTTCTTTGTCAATCTGCTCGATATGTCCACGAAATGGTCAAAAGCTGCGGATACGGCTGGCGTGTATGAAGGGCATGATCGCAAGACCGATGCCTTGCGCTGGAAAGGCAGCACGGTGGATTTGATCTTTGGTTCGAATTCCGAGCTGCGCGCCGTGGCGGAAGTGTATGCTTCCGACGATGCGAAAGAAAAATTCGTGCGTGACTTCGTTGCTGCCTGGAACAAGGTGATGACGCTCGATCGTTTTGATCTTCAGCGTCAGTAA
- a CDS encoding FAD:protein FMN transferase: MAGNERRRARPLLGTIVRITATGMTDPDAAISDAFAEIAMIHALMSFQSSSSDLGRIAAAKQGEHIVIDTRTRDCLRVALDWAARSEGVFDPVAACCQDACWKHIDLDRDGVQILRPLRVDLSGIAKGYAVDRATAVLAARGASSAVVEAGGDLRVSGLREETVALRPGWAAQAACITLSDGALASSDPALTKEQTGKPEHLHGQTRQPAPDLFVSVAAPSCMDADALTKIVLADMKIAPPLLKACGATAYLHDGSCWSSIPSS; the protein is encoded by the coding sequence ATGGCCGGCAATGAACGCAGACGCGCCCGCCCGCTGCTCGGCACCATCGTCCGGATCACGGCAACAGGCATGACCGATCCCGATGCTGCCATCAGCGATGCCTTCGCGGAAATAGCCATGATCCATGCGCTGATGAGTTTTCAAAGCAGCAGCAGCGATCTTGGCCGCATTGCCGCAGCCAAACAGGGCGAGCACATTGTCATTGATACACGCACACGCGACTGTCTGCGTGTTGCCCTGGATTGGGCAGCGCGCAGTGAAGGAGTGTTCGATCCCGTTGCAGCATGCTGCCAGGATGCATGCTGGAAGCATATAGACCTTGATCGTGATGGTGTACAGATACTGCGCCCATTGCGGGTCGATCTATCGGGCATTGCCAAAGGATACGCGGTCGATCGTGCCACTGCCGTGCTGGCCGCTCGCGGGGCCAGCAGTGCAGTCGTCGAGGCGGGTGGCGATCTTCGTGTCTCCGGTCTGCGGGAGGAAACCGTGGCTCTTCGGCCTGGCTGGGCAGCTCAAGCCGCCTGCATCACCCTCTCTGACGGTGCCCTGGCTTCCAGTGACCCGGCACTGACAAAAGAACAAACCGGAAAACCCGAGCATCTGCACGGGCAGACCAGACAGCCAGCCCCCGACCTGTTCGTCAGTGTTGCAGCGCCGTCCTGCATGGATGCCGATGCCCTGACCAAAATTGTCCTTGCCGATATGAAAATAGCCCCGCCGCTGCTGAAAGCCTGCGGCGCTACCGCTTACCTCCATGATGGGTCATGCTGGAGCAGCATCCCCTCATCATGA
- the trmD gene encoding tRNA (guanosine(37)-N1)-methyltransferase TrmD, with translation MSAVSSHHEALPSSPWRASVLTLFPEMFPGSLGLSLAGRALRDGVWALQAEDIRAHASDRHRTVDDTPFGGGAGMVMRPDVLDAALSAVRMEGDTRPFLCMTPRGRPLTQARVRTLASGPGCILLCGRYEGIDQRVLDAHAAEEVSIGDYVLSGGEPAALVLLDACIRLLPGVMGAASSAEEESFSAGLLEYPHYTRPAEWQGRRVPDVLLSGHHAEVAAWRQRQAETVTRERRPDLWTAYRLGDAASPHASYPEDNVARGGGSP, from the coding sequence ATGAGCGCAGTTTCCTCTCATCATGAGGCCCTTCCTTCCTCTCCCTGGCGTGCCAGCGTGCTGACGCTGTTTCCGGAGATGTTTCCCGGCTCTCTCGGCCTGTCTCTGGCCGGGCGGGCATTGCGGGACGGAGTGTGGGCGCTGCAGGCGGAGGATATCCGCGCCCATGCGTCAGACCGGCATCGGACGGTGGACGATACGCCTTTTGGCGGTGGTGCTGGCATGGTCATGCGGCCGGATGTGCTGGATGCCGCGCTCTCGGCGGTCAGGATGGAGGGGGATACGCGCCCCTTTCTGTGCATGACCCCGCGTGGACGCCCCCTGACGCAGGCGCGGGTGCGCACTCTGGCCTCCGGGCCGGGATGCATCCTGCTTTGCGGCCGTTATGAGGGGATCGACCAGCGCGTCCTTGATGCCCATGCGGCAGAGGAGGTCAGTATCGGCGACTATGTGCTGTCGGGCGGTGAGCCTGCGGCGCTGGTGCTGCTTGATGCCTGCATCCGTCTGTTGCCCGGTGTGATGGGGGCCGCCAGCAGTGCGGAGGAGGAAAGCTTCTCCGCCGGATTGCTGGAATATCCGCATTACACCAGACCCGCCGAATGGCAGGGCCGGCGCGTGCCTGATGTCCTGCTTTCCGGCCACCATGCCGAGGTTGCCGCCTGGCGGCAGCGTCAGGCGGAAACCGTGACCAGGGAACGGCGCCCGGATTTATGGACGGCTTACCGGCTGGGCGATGCCGCATCGCCACATGCCTCTTATCCTGAAGATAATGTTGCGCGCGGTGGCGGCTCGCCCTAA
- the leuB gene encoding 3-isopropylmalate dehydrogenase, which translates to MTTARKLLLLPGDGVGPEVMQQVRRIIDWLEAKRGIRFDLSEGLVGGAAIDAQGTPLADETLAAAKAADAVLFGSVGGPQWDKLGFDMRPEIAILRLRSELGLFANLRPAKVFDALVDASTLKADVVRGLDIMIVRESTGGVYFGEPRGIETLPDGTKRGFNTETYSTMEIQRVARVAFDLARARDNRVTSVEKCNVMESGLLWRQVVTELHAAEYADVTLSHMLADNCAMQLARNPRQFDVILTGNLFGDILSDLASMLTGSLGMLPSATLGARDADGRRPALYEPIHGSAPDIAGKGIANPLGQILSFSMLLRYSFDLHAEADLIEQACSTVLNRNVRTADIAGSGMASVSTRTMGDNILAALDEAL; encoded by the coding sequence ATGACGACTGCCCGTAAGTTGCTGCTGCTGCCCGGTGACGGTGTCGGCCCGGAAGTGATGCAGCAGGTAAGGCGTATCATCGACTGGCTGGAAGCGAAGCGCGGCATCCGCTTCGATCTGTCCGAAGGTCTGGTTGGCGGCGCTGCGATTGACGCGCAGGGTACGCCTCTGGCTGATGAAACACTGGCGGCCGCGAAAGCGGCTGATGCGGTTCTGTTCGGCTCCGTCGGTGGTCCGCAATGGGACAAGCTCGGCTTCGACATGCGCCCGGAGATTGCTATTCTGCGTTTACGGTCGGAGCTGGGCCTGTTCGCTAATCTGCGTCCGGCCAAGGTATTCGACGCACTGGTGGATGCCAGCACGCTGAAGGCGGATGTGGTGCGCGGTCTGGACATCATGATTGTCCGTGAAAGCACGGGCGGCGTTTACTTCGGTGAGCCGCGAGGCATCGAGACCCTGCCGGACGGCACGAAGCGCGGCTTCAACACCGAGACCTATTCGACCATGGAAATCCAGCGCGTCGCCCGTGTGGCGTTCGATCTGGCCCGTGCGCGCGACAACCGCGTCACCAGTGTCGAAAAATGCAACGTGATGGAAAGCGGCCTGCTCTGGCGTCAGGTGGTGACGGAGTTGCATGCCGCCGAATATGCTGATGTTACCCTGTCGCACATGCTGGCCGATAACTGTGCCATGCAGCTGGCGCGCAATCCGCGTCAGTTCGATGTGATCCTGACCGGCAATCTGTTCGGAGATATTCTCTCGGACCTCGCTTCCATGCTGACCGGCAGCCTCGGCATGTTGCCCTCCGCGACGCTCGGTGCACGGGATGCGGATGGTCGTCGCCCGGCGCTGTATGAGCCGATCCATGGCAGTGCACCCGATATCGCCGGAAAAGGCATTGCCAATCCATTGGGGCAGATTCTCAGCTTCTCCATGTTGCTGCGTTATTCCTTCGATCTGCATGCAGAGGCCGATCTGATCGAGCAGGCTTGCAGCACGGTCTTAAACCGCAACGTGCGGACCGCCGATATTGCCGGTTCCGGTATGGCTTCGGTCAGCACCCGGACAATGGGTGATAATATCCTTGCCGCGCTGGATGAGGCACTCTGA
- the rpsP gene encoding 30S ribosomal protein S16, which produces MGLKIRLARAGAKKRPYYHIVVADSRAPRDGRFIEKLGSYNPMLPAEHAERVRLFEDRIMHWLTEGAIATDRVARFLGKAGLTKMPTWNEQPKQAAPKKKAQERAKAAAAAAAS; this is translated from the coding sequence ATGGGCCTCAAGATTCGCCTTGCCCGTGCCGGCGCCAAGAAGCGTCCGTACTATCATATCGTCGTTGCCGACAGCCGCGCCCCGCGCGATGGCCGCTTCATCGAGAAGCTGGGCAGCTATAACCCGATGCTCCCCGCCGAGCATGCCGAGCGCGTCCGCCTGTTCGAGGACCGCATCATGCATTGGCTGACCGAGGGTGCCATCGCCACCGACCGCGTCGCCCGCTTCCTGGGGAAGGCCGGTCTGACCAAGATGCCGACCTGGAATGAGCAGCCGAAGCAGGCAGCGCCGAAGAAGAAGGCGCAGGAACGTGCGAAGGCCGCTGCGGCTGCCGCCGCTTCCTGA
- a CDS encoding FMN-binding protein codes for MKNRFFLLASVPAAIIGCAAYAETYFTVAQVQALMFPGQTLTEDFRKMTDAQKQEIENRSNTNVEHHKVKLWRAPDGGALMVDQVTGKHEYITYAVAIDKNGAVRDIEIMDYRETYGGQIKDASWRQQFVGKTLDSPLTLEKDIRNISGGTLSARHITDGVRRLLTTYAVLYNNGRQ; via the coding sequence ATGAAAAATCGTTTTTTTCTTCTGGCTTCTGTACCGGCTGCAATCATCGGATGCGCAGCCTATGCAGAAACATATTTTACCGTTGCCCAGGTGCAGGCGCTGATGTTTCCCGGTCAGACACTGACCGAAGATTTCCGGAAAATGACCGATGCTCAGAAGCAGGAAATCGAGAACAGAAGCAACACCAACGTGGAGCATCATAAAGTCAAACTCTGGCGGGCACCTGATGGTGGCGCGCTGATGGTTGACCAGGTCACCGGCAAGCATGAATACATTACCTATGCTGTCGCGATTGATAAAAACGGTGCTGTGCGTGACATCGAAATCATGGATTACCGCGAGACTTATGGTGGCCAGATCAAGGATGCATCTTGGCGGCAGCAATTTGTCGGCAAGACACTCGATTCCCCGCTGACACTGGAGAAAGATATCCGCAACATCTCCGGCGGCACCTTGTCCGCACGCCATATCACCGATGGCGTCAGGCGGCTTCTGACAACCTATGCTGTTCTCTACAATAATGGCCGGCAATGA
- a CDS encoding prepilin peptidase — protein MGWLLLLIAPFIGSFLGVLIRRWPDGHGIVFGRSRCEHCGHPLSPAQMIPLLSFLWLRGRCRQCGSPIDPFHPMIECAALAVAVCACVARGINNPFLAGDCILGWALLALACIDLRHWRLPDVLTLPLILLGMGEAIWLDPATLLWPRVTGIAMAYGTLTALGVLYRLLRGREGLGAGDAKLFAAGAAWTGLTALPGILLLAALGGLIHAAIRASRGSSFSPHAAIPFGPALAAAIWIVRLLMFQDME, from the coding sequence ATGGGCTGGCTGCTTTTACTGATCGCGCCCTTTATCGGCAGTTTTCTCGGGGTGCTGATCAGGCGCTGGCCTGATGGTCATGGTATTGTTTTCGGTCGCTCCCGCTGTGAACACTGCGGCCATCCTCTGTCACCCGCCCAGATGATCCCGCTGCTGAGCTTCCTCTGGCTACGTGGACGATGTCGGCAGTGTGGCAGTCCTATCGATCCGTTTCATCCGATGATCGAGTGTGCCGCCCTCGCAGTGGCCGTCTGCGCCTGCGTCGCACGCGGCATCAATAATCCCTTTCTGGCAGGGGACTGCATACTCGGCTGGGCGCTGCTGGCGCTGGCCTGCATTGATTTGCGGCACTGGCGGCTTCCGGATGTGCTGACCCTCCCGCTCATTCTCCTCGGGATGGGGGAAGCAATATGGCTTGATCCTGCCACCTTGCTCTGGCCACGCGTAACAGGGATCGCGATGGCATATGGTACCCTGACGGCACTCGGCGTGCTGTATCGCCTGCTGCGCGGACGGGAGGGGTTGGGGGCCGGAGATGCCAAACTTTTCGCCGCCGGGGCAGCATGGACCGGACTGACCGCCCTGCCCGGTATCTTGTTGCTGGCTGCGCTGGGCGGGTTGATCCATGCCGCCATCCGAGCCTCACGAGGCAGTTCATTCAGCCCACATGCTGCCATCCCCTTTGGCCCCGCTCTGGCCGCCGCGATCTGGATCGTCCGCCTGTTGATGTTTCAGGACATGGAATAG
- the leuC gene encoding 3-isopropylmalate dehydratase large subunit, with protein sequence MKRTLFDKIWDAHVVDRLEDGTCILYIDRHLVHEVTSPQAFEGLRMAGRLVRRPDATIAVVDHNVPTSDRRAGIQEPESRLQVETLQKNVAEFGVPYFDLLDVRQGIVHVVGPEQGISLPGFTIVCGDSHTSTHGALGALAFGIGTSEVEHVLATQTLLQKPAKNMLVEVRGKMPPGTTAKDMILAIIGKIGTAGGNGHVIEYAGEAVRALDMAGRMTICNMSIEAGARAGLVAPDDVTFEWLRGRPFAPQGEDFDRAVEYWRSLASDEGAHYDRVVVLEASEIVPMVTWGTSPEDVVRIDGTVPDPDRATDEARRTQMRRMLDYMDLKPGASIADLPVDVVFIGSCTNSRIEDLRSAAAIARGRHVADGVRALVVPGSGIVRQQAEQEGLDRIFLEAGFEWREPGCSMCLGMNPDKLTPGQRCASTSNRNFEGRQGPGGRTHLLSPAMAAAAAVTGKLTDVRTLNVEETV encoded by the coding sequence ATGAAGCGGACGCTGTTCGACAAGATCTGGGATGCCCATGTGGTGGATCGTCTGGAGGATGGCACTTGCATCCTCTATATCGACCGTCACCTTGTGCATGAAGTGACGTCGCCTCAGGCGTTTGAGGGCCTTCGTATGGCTGGCCGCCTGGTGCGCCGTCCGGATGCCACTATTGCCGTGGTCGATCACAACGTTCCCACCAGCGACCGCCGTGCCGGTATTCAGGAGCCGGAAAGCCGTTTGCAGGTTGAAACGCTTCAGAAGAACGTGGCCGAGTTTGGCGTGCCCTATTTCGATCTGCTGGATGTGCGGCAGGGTATCGTCCATGTGGTAGGACCGGAGCAGGGGATTTCCCTGCCGGGCTTCACCATCGTTTGCGGTGACAGCCACACCTCCACCCATGGCGCGCTGGGCGCACTGGCTTTCGGCATCGGCACCAGCGAGGTGGAGCATGTGCTGGCCACCCAGACCCTGTTACAGAAGCCTGCGAAGAATATGCTGGTCGAGGTGCGGGGCAAGATGCCGCCCGGCACCACGGCGAAGGACATGATTCTGGCGATCATCGGCAAGATCGGCACGGCGGGTGGCAATGGCCATGTGATTGAATATGCCGGGGAGGCGGTGCGGGCGCTGGATATGGCGGGCCGCATGACCATCTGCAACATGTCGATCGAGGCCGGTGCCCGTGCGGGTCTGGTGGCACCTGATGATGTGACCTTTGAATGGCTGCGTGGCCGCCCCTTTGCACCCCAGGGCGAGGATTTCGATCGTGCGGTGGAATACTGGCGCTCTCTGGCCAGCGATGAAGGCGCGCATTACGATCGCGTCGTAGTGCTGGAAGCCTCCGAGATCGTGCCGATGGTGACATGGGGCACCAGCCCGGAAGACGTGGTGCGCATTGACGGCACTGTGCCTGACCCTGACCGTGCGACCGATGAAGCGCGCCGTACCCAGATGCGCCGTATGCTCGACTACATGGATCTGAAGCCCGGTGCGTCTATTGCTGATCTGCCGGTCGATGTCGTGTTTATCGGCAGCTGTACCAACAGCCGGATCGAAGATTTGCGTTCCGCCGCTGCCATCGCCCGTGGCCGGCATGTTGCGGACGGCGTACGTGCCCTGGTCGTCCCCGGTTCCGGCATTGTGCGGCAGCAGGCCGAGCAGGAAGGGCTGGACCGGATTTTCCTGGAGGCCGGTTTCGAATGGCGGGAGCCGGGCTGCTCCATGTGCCTGGGCATGAACCCGGACAAGCTGACGCCCGGCCAGCGTTGCGCCAGCACCTCCAACCGTAATTTCGAGGGGCGGCAGGGGCCGGGTGGACGCACACATCTTCTGTCTCCCGCCATGGCCGCTGCTGCCGCCGTTACCGGCAAGCTGACTGATGTGCGCACCCTGAATGTCGAGGAGACCGTCTGA
- a CDS encoding DUF6662 family protein translates to MFRHFLYAIIIILFLGMLSKAQAGEGLFSRVYLTDTMPKGTFEVEETVRNRSGRAFGQYNGTDFRTELEYGITDKLQVAGYFNTLLMNAKGAPDDDDPDGETGFTRHNFTVQSIAAEFIYRLFSPYETKHGWGMALYFEPELMFHDLHNGLTYDSTAEIETRLIIQKNFLDDRLIIGYNLVLEFETIKFANDPERNSELDWNNEIGVTYRFAPSWFAGIEGRNHNEYGNFQKHEHTVFWIGPVLHYGGQHVWANLGWMHQVAGNPGYNDNGTPIGESLFLRSHERDEVTLKLGLPF, encoded by the coding sequence ATGTTCCGGCACTTTCTTTACGCTATCATAATAATTTTATTTTTAGGCATGTTATCAAAAGCCCAAGCGGGGGAAGGCCTTTTCTCACGCGTGTATCTGACCGATACAATGCCGAAAGGAACATTCGAGGTTGAGGAAACGGTCAGAAATCGTTCCGGTCGTGCATTCGGGCAGTATAACGGCACTGATTTTCGTACCGAACTGGAATATGGCATCACCGACAAACTTCAGGTCGCAGGATATTTCAATACCCTGCTGATGAACGCCAAAGGCGCGCCGGATGATGACGATCCAGACGGAGAAACAGGTTTTACACGGCACAATTTTACTGTGCAAAGTATTGCAGCCGAATTCATCTATCGCTTATTTAGCCCTTACGAAACCAAACATGGATGGGGAATGGCGCTCTATTTTGAACCAGAATTGATGTTTCATGATCTGCATAATGGTCTGACCTATGACAGCACAGCCGAAATCGAGACCAGACTGATTATACAGAAGAACTTTCTCGATGATCGTTTGATCATCGGCTATAATCTCGTTCTTGAATTCGAGACAATTAAATTTGCAAACGATCCGGAGCGCAACAGCGAACTGGACTGGAATAACGAAATCGGCGTGACTTACCGTTTTGCTCCAAGCTGGTTTGCCGGAATAGAGGGGCGCAATCACAACGAATATGGTAATTTCCAGAAACATGAACATACCGTTTTTTGGATCGGGCCTGTCCTTCATTATGGTGGCCAACATGTATGGGCCAATCTCGGGTGGATGCATCAGGTCGCAGGCAATCCGGGTTACAACGACAACGGAACACCGATCGGCGAAAGCCTGTTTTTGCGCAGCCATGAACGGGATGAAGTGACTTTGAAGCTGGGCCTTCCTTTCTGA
- the rplS gene encoding 50S ribosomal protein L19 encodes MNIIQTFEAEQIARLVSERPVPEFVPGDTLRVLVKVVEGERTRTQAFEGVCIARSNRGVNSNFTIRKISYGEGVERVFPLYSPTIAEIQVVRRGDVRRAKLYYLRGRSGKSARIAEKARSTTTETAAAE; translated from the coding sequence ATGAACATCATCCAGACCTTCGAGGCGGAACAGATTGCCCGTCTCGTCAGCGAACGTCCCGTTCCCGAATTCGTGCCCGGCGACACGCTGCGCGTGCTCGTGAAGGTCGTCGAAGGTGAGCGTACCCGTACCCAGGCGTTTGAAGGCGTGTGCATCGCCCGTTCGAACCGTGGCGTGAACAGCAACTTCACCATCCGCAAGATCAGCTATGGCGAGGGTGTGGAACGCGTGTTCCCGCTGTACTCCCCCACCATTGCGGAAATTCAGGTGGTGCGTCGCGGCGATGTGCGTCGTGCAAAGCTGTATTACCTGCGTGGACGCTCCGGCAAGTCCGCCCGTATCGCCGAAAAGGCGCGCTCCACCACGACCGAAACCGCAGCCGCCGAGTAA
- the rimM gene encoding ribosome maturation factor RimM (Essential for efficient processing of 16S rRNA), with amino-acid sequence MSRDLILLGVIGRPHGVRGLVHVVSYTADPDDLTAYGLLHDEAGRQIMLDWRADGLAGITIDGVPVQDRSAAERLTNTRLFINRDALPPVEDEDDFYLVDLIGLEARLVADETLLGQVAQVHDYGAGASLEITRSGGASLLVPFTRAAVPVVDIAAGRVLIDPPQEENAPEFGRNELGHDDGGEAA; translated from the coding sequence ATGTCGCGCGATCTCATCCTGCTGGGCGTGATCGGTCGCCCCCACGGGGTGCGCGGCCTGGTGCATGTCGTCAGCTACACGGCCGATCCCGACGATCTGACCGCGTATGGCTTGCTGCATGACGAGGCCGGGCGGCAGATCATGCTGGACTGGCGCGCGGACGGGTTGGCCGGCATCACCATTGACGGTGTGCCGGTGCAGGACCGTTCCGCGGCGGAGCGTCTGACCAATACGCGTCTTTTCATCAACCGGGACGCCTTGCCGCCGGTGGAGGACGAGGATGATTTTTACCTCGTCGATCTCATCGGTCTGGAGGCCCGGCTGGTGGCGGATGAGACGCTGTTGGGTCAAGTTGCGCAGGTGCATGATTACGGCGCGGGCGCAAGCCTGGAGATCACCCGCTCCGGCGGTGCCTCCCTGCTGGTGCCGTTCACGCGGGCCGCTGTGCCGGTGGTGGATATTGCCGCCGGCCGGGTGCTGATCGACCCGCCGCAGGAAGAAAACGCTCCGGAATTCGGCCGGAATGAGCTGGGTCACGATGATGGGGGAGAGGCGGCATGA
- the leuD gene encoding 3-isopropylmalate dehydratase small subunit, whose protein sequence is MDKFTVLTAIAAPLPVANVDTDKIIPARFLKTIKRTGLGTHLFDAMRYIDGQENPDFVLNREPYRQAQILVTHENFGCGSSREHAPWALLDFGIRCVIAPDFADIFYNNSFKNGILPIRLPRDICDRLMDDAGNGANSRLTVDLERQVVVRPNGEEIPFEIDPFRRHLLLNGLDDIGQTLQRREAIDRFEENRTVTQPWFPRITLPAN, encoded by the coding sequence ATGGATAAGTTCACCGTCCTGACGGCCATTGCTGCACCGCTGCCGGTCGCCAATGTCGATACCGACAAGATCATCCCGGCCCGCTTTCTGAAAACCATCAAGCGCACTGGCCTTGGCACGCATCTGTTCGATGCGATGCGCTACATTGATGGTCAGGAAAACCCTGATTTCGTGCTGAACCGGGAGCCTTACCGTCAGGCGCAGATCCTGGTCACGCATGAGAATTTCGGCTGCGGCTCCTCCCGCGAGCATGCCCCATGGGCTTTGCTGGATTTCGGCATACGCTGTGTGATTGCGCCGGATTTTGCAGATATTTTCTATAATAACAGCTTCAAGAACGGCATTTTGCCGATCCGTCTGCCACGCGATATCTGTGATCGCCTGATGGATGATGCCGGAAATGGTGCCAATTCCCGCCTGACCGTCGATCTGGAGCGTCAGGTGGTGGTGCGTCCGAACGGTGAGGAAATCCCGTTCGAGATTGATCCTTTCCGCCGTCATCTGTTGCTGAACGGTCTGGACGATATCGGCCAGACCCTGCAACGCCGCGAGGCGATCGACCGGTTTGAGGAAAACCGGACCGTAACCCAGCCCTGGTTTCCCCGGATTACGCTGCCTGCCAACTGA